TTTAAGGAATATGCAGCCCGATATGAAAAGGCCGTTGAAGGCGATGCCTACGATATAACGATAACGGGAACGACACACAATGAGCATATGAGCTTTACGGATCATCCTTTGATGAAGCCCTATTACCTTGATCGCACCCCTTATGTGGTTAGAGATCCAAAAGTAGACCCTCATGACTTTTATCAGCTTACCAATCATCTGATCTTATCGTTCCTAGAAAAGTACCTGAATGAGAGAAGCTATACCCTATACGATTTGACTCTCATTAAATAAATTACATATAGGTTGACCAGAGATTTCACTGGTTGACCTTTTATTCTTCCAAGAGAAAAACCGGCCCCAATTGGACCGGTTCATTCATTCAACTCGTGAGCTGGTAAATCATACATTCGAAGGGGAAGATTTAAAATGAAAATGAAAATCGGGTTAGTTCGCCATTTTAAAGTCCTAAAGGGCTTACCAGAAAAGAGAACCCTCTCACCAGAGGAGCTTACTCAATGGTTTATAGATTATGACTGTTCTGCTGTAGAGACTACCACCACTCTACTTGGTGATACAGAGTGGAAGATCTGCTATTCCAGTCCGATGCCAAGAGCGATCACTACAGCTCAAACCATTTACTCTGGAAACATTATAGAAAACAATGATTTACGAGAGATAGACTATCCAGTCTTTCATGAGATTTGGCAAGGAAGGCTTCCTTTCTTGGTCTGGGCTATGCTTGTACGCTTTTCGTGGTATGTGAAACAC
This genomic stretch from Ammoniphilus sp. CFH 90114 harbors:
- a CDS encoding histidine phosphatase family protein, translating into MKMKIGLVRHFKVLKGLPEKRTLSPEELTQWFIDYDCSAVETTTTLLGDTEWKICYSSPMPRAITTAQTIYSGNIIENNDLREIDYPVFHEIWQGRLPFLVWAMLVRFSWYVKHRAYKETKADVHKRISSFLDYLEQQPEQEVLLVAHAALMFEFRKELRKRGFKGPQFRTAENGKLYVFENG